In Sphaerospermopsis torques-reginae ITEP-024, the genomic window GAGACGGTTGGTTACTTTTTCCAAAGAAATAGCAAATTGAGGAAACAATTTTCTGACTATCATTCCTATGGAAATAGGAACAATAGTCATGATGAAAATTTGTAAAATTGTGGGTAAAATAGGTAAAGCAATAGTAGCAGTTTCACCTAGAAAATGTTGATATGCAAGGTTGCCAAAAATGGGAATTGTAAACACTGTAATTAAACTACTAAAAGCAGTGAGAGTGACTGAAAGTGCAACATCACCCTTTGCAAGAAACGTAATAATATTTGAAGATACTCCCCCTGGACACAATGCAACTATCATTAACCCCATTGCAATTACAGGTTGCATCGGTACAACTTTAGCAATGATAAACCCAATAATAGGTAACAAAATTAATTGACTGAACAAACCAATAGCGACTGCTTTGGGATATTTAGTTACTCTTTGGAAATCTTCTGGTAGTAGAGATAATCCCATCCCTAACATAATGATCGCTAAGGATAGAGGTAGAACAACTGAACTTAAAAAACTTGCTTGCATATCTGTATTTAATTAAACAATTAATGAAACCAATAATTAGTATTTCATGATTTATAAACATTTGTCAATCAATAATGAATCAAAAAAGACAGATTTGAAAATTGGCAAATAATAAAGTTAATGTAATTGCTACAAACTTCATTTTGCATAATGTTATTTTAATGGGAATTTGAATAAACGAAAGTAAAATTACTTATTAAATCACATGGAAAATCGACAAAAAACCGTACTTGTTACAGGGTCAGCACACGGAATTGGCTATCAATTAGCTTATATTTTTGCTAGACATAGTTACAATTTGGTGTTGATAGATAAAGATGCAGAAAAGTTAAGAACAATTGCTGATGATTTTATTAATAGATTGGGTATCTCTGTAAAAATATTAGTTAAGGATTTATCTATATCTACATCTCCAGAGGAAATATTTAACGAATTACAAATAGCAGGAATTAAAATTGATGTTTTGGTAAATAATGCGGGAATTGGTACTTATGGAGTATTTAGCGAAACTGACCTGACACAAGAATTAAAATTGTTACAAATTAACATTGTCAGTCTCACCCATTTAACTAAATTATTCCTCAAGGATATGATTAGTCAAGGATATGGGAAAATATTAAATGTTGCTTCTGTTGCAGCTTTTCAACCTGGTCCTTTGATGGCGGTTTATTTTGCTAGTAAAGCTTATGTGTTATCATTTTCAGAGGCGATCGCCAATGAATTAGAAGGTACAGGAGTCACAGTAACTACCCTTTGTCCTGGTCCTACCGCATCCAAATTTCAAAAATCCGCAGCAATGGAAGAATCAAAAATTTCTCATGTTAATAGAATGATGACAACTGAAACTGTGGCGAAAATTGGTTATGATAGTTTAATGGCAAATAAAACCATTGCTATTCCCGGAATTAGAAATCAAATATTAGCCATATCCGTGCGATTTGCACCTAGAAATATCGTTACCAAAATTGTCAGAAGTATGCACGAATTGAGGAAATAATTTCAGAATTTAGGAGTCAGGAGTCAGAATATTTACTTGCATTAAAAATAATTTTACTGTTCCTCTTTTAACAACCAAAAACCGCTAAAAGTCATTCCTGAATCATCAGGTTGTACTAATAAAAAATGCAAACCTTTACTTAATTGTTTGCGTTGTTCATAAACTTTTGCTGCTGCGGTAACTTCTGCATCTTCAAAAGTTGCTAAAACCCATCTATCAGCTAAACCTGCTTCTAAAATTAACCCATCAGGTGAACCAGGAATATAATTTAAACTCACAGGGTTGGTTTCTTGTAACCATTTTGCTAAACGCAAAGATTGTCTACCACCATAAATTATCACACCAGGAATAGGAACAGTTGAAGCTAAACCTAAATTAATTGGTTGCAGAAATTCTGGTATTTGTAAAACTGGAATCTGACGATCTGCAAACTCATCAATAATATCACCAGCTTGAATATTTGCAAACCGCCATTCTTCACCCCAGAGATTTTCTGGTAATGGTGTTGGTGGTGGTTTATCAATAACTAGAGAATATTGCTTTTCTTGCAACCATTGTTTTAACGCTAAGGTGCGACGGGTAGCTTCAATTTCAATTTCTAAATTATTTGCTGCTGCTGTAATTAAACTTAAAGCTTGGGGTCGAAAAACTTGAATGATATCAGGTAATTTTTCCCCTGCTGCTAGTTTAAAATGTTCTGTCAACCAATTTGAATTTGCTTGAGACTGGGGACAGGTAGCGATATATTTAAAGTTACGATTAGGATCACAGA contains:
- a CDS encoding SDR family NAD(P)-dependent oxidoreductase, with amino-acid sequence MENRQKTVLVTGSAHGIGYQLAYIFARHSYNLVLIDKDAEKLRTIADDFINRLGISVKILVKDLSISTSPEEIFNELQIAGIKIDVLVNNAGIGTYGVFSETDLTQELKLLQINIVSLTHLTKLFLKDMISQGYGKILNVASVAAFQPGPLMAVYFASKAYVLSFSEAIANELEGTGVTVTTLCPGPTASKFQKSAAMEESKISHVNRMMTTETVAKIGYDSLMANKTIAIPGIRNQILAISVRFAPRNIVTKIVRSMHELRK
- a CDS encoding bile acid:sodium symporter family protein; the encoded protein is MQASFLSSVVLPLSLAIIMLGMGLSLLPEDFQRVTKYPKAVAIGLFSQLILLPIIGFIIAKVVPMQPVIAMGLMIVALCPGGVSSNIITFLAKGDVALSVTLTAFSSLITVFTIPIFGNLAYQHFLGETATIALPILPTILQIFIMTIVPISIGMIVRKLFPQFAISLEKVTNRLAGALLALIILLLVIREWEKLPGFLAQVGVAVVLLNTISMFLGFYLSKLLNLKPAQQICIAIEVGLQNGTLAIAITAGILNNPDMAIPAAVYALYMNVTGFLAILYGRKLAEIKSA
- a CDS encoding Tab2/Atab2 family RNA-binding protein; the encoded protein is MSLIWQVDFYRSPQKDAAGQILWDLLICDPNRNFKYIATCPQSQANSNWLTEHFKLAAGEKLPDIIQVFRPQALSLITAAANNLEIEIEATRRTLALKQWLQEKQYSLVIDKPPPTPLPENLWGEEWRFANIQAGDIIDEFADRQIPVLQIPEFLQPINLGLASTVPIPGVIIYGGRQSLRLAKWLQETNPVSLNYIPGSPDGLILEAGLADRWVLATFEDAEVTAAAKVYEQRKQLSKGLHFLLVQPDDSGMTFSGFWLLKEEQ